The Astatotilapia calliptera chromosome 19, fAstCal1.2, whole genome shotgun sequence DNA segment aaacaaagcttGAATATGACCAGTATATCTCAAACATATCTCTCACGAATGATATCGAATCATCTTGAGCCCGAAAAAACATTCCTGTCACAAAGCAGAAGCTCACAAGCACAACAGCTCTATAAAGATTGGGCAAAAAAGGACTTGATTAATCATACAGGGTAGTGACAATAACGCAGTCATAAAGATGTTTGCAAAGCaggtaatttctttattttatataaaactcACTAACACATCCTGCTCACTGCAGTATATTTGTTAATATAAGCAAATATATCACAGATAGAGACTTcagcaatcactttttggtgTGACACCGGCCCAATGGATGGCAGTTGCAGTAAGGTCATTAACTAACCCAGTTTTTCAATCAAACGCACTGCTGCTCCTAGTGTCGTGATGGTGTGATTAATGTGGATAAAGTGAGATCTGCTgttgaatatttgttttttaaaagaaaatctaaggCTGTTCATCAGTTCTTGTTTACAAGAGAAGAACTTTTCTTCTAGTAaggaaataatgtttttaaactTGGGCTGCTGGTATCACTAGCAATGGACCATCAGGACCATGCAGCCATTATAACACCCCCCAGTGCATTTGGAGAGTAATCAGGGCATAAAGAATCACCTGCCAAGTCTAAATATTGCTTTGAAATTTTGCCACAaaataagctttaaaaaaaacccacaaaaaccccccgttttttttaaaagcttatttgctgaaagtttaacttCTAAAGGCGTGTTTTGGGGAATTGTAGGACTGAACGACAAGTTaaaaacacattgttattgaATTGTAGGTTTCCAACAGTAGATATGTTAATGTACTATAACAGAAGATGTCTCTGTAAACATCTTCTAAAGATAAGTACTGTGTGTTACTCTTACTTTTCTTACCCATTTTGATCAAATTGGGCCAGGTGTGACCCATGAAATGAGGTATagaggtttacaggtgtattgtattttagttttttccctttttttctttcatgcagCTTCTCCCCAAACCTGTCATTTGTGTTATTTGTCACTGCAGAATGAAGCACGTAAGCTCAATCACCAGGAGGTCGTGGAGGAAGACAAGAGGTTGAAGCTGCCCTCAAACTGGGAGGCTAAGAAAGCCCGACTGGAGTGGGAGCTTGCTGAAGATGACAAGAAAAAggtatttcagtttttctgtagTCCTGGGTTGGTACACTGGATGTACTGATATACTGGTCCTAATTTCAGGCTAATTAAATACAATCATACCGAAGAACATGCAAAATCCCCACCAGGACTCTTAAAGTGATTTTTAGGTATCCACGACAGCTGTATTAACTGCATCCTTGTCAATCTCATATCATCACTAGTGCAGTTGCCCCAAAGTCTAAAGTGAATCACCTCCAGGCATTGTCAGAAAATTCTGTTTCTCTTCTATGTAGCACAACATAACGTGTTATCGCATCACCCAAAAATACTGTGGCAGTTTTATGCTGGATTTACTAGAATCAAAATATCTAAAAGTTTTGCGGTGGTGCAGCTGAATTTTTCCCAGTTTGAGCTGATTATTAAGTATCGATTACTGATTCAGGAGTGTGCTGCTCGTGGGGAGGACTATAACAGagtgaaactgctggacatcactGCTGACGATGCAGAGAGGTgggagaggaaaaagaagaaaaagaatccCGACACAGGATTTGCAGGTCGGTTGTTCCACTAAAGACAGATGCAGATTATTTTCTAATGACTCTATTCTTCTATTTATTAATGGCAAAAAATGTGTTAGAAAGTTGAGTCGGAGAAGGATGAGTGACAGATGACTTTATCATCTACTTGTGCAGTCTAACATTTTATAGTGTGGTTATTAGACTAATTGGTTAAACATGCCATCATAATAGCAGTGGTTGCAAAGCTGTAGAAACTAGCCACAACATGACCCTGCGTTTGTATTAGTGTCATCGctggcacttaaaaaaaacaaagaggaaatagTGAACAGCGACAAAAATCTGTGGTCGATCCCATAAAAGATTTGCTCATATTCGCCTACACGGTAATGTTAAGGTGTCAGTAAAATATTTGGCAGCAGGAAAAATGTAACAGGTCTGCCCAGATTTAACCAGCAGAGTGATCATAGACTGTTGCACAGCACTCACGATGCATTTAATTTTCACATCTTAGACTTAAAAAAGCTTTTACAGGCAGTGAACTTCAGTGTGCTGGTAAAAGCTGAATGATTTTCTCCTGGAAATTTGAGTTAATGTATAGAAGCAAATATCAGCGAGTGATTCTTCATTATGTCCAAGACtaagatatttttttccactatttatttagttaaatATGTCATATTTAGCAACAATGTTAGCTTCACCTCCTAATGGATGTAACATTTTTAGTCCGTTCTTTGCTCAGAGTTGCTATAAAAAAAATTCCTAAATCACTTATAAgctgaaattcctcttgttggTACTTTCTAGGCTAATGTAAGACCTCTCTGAGGTCTTTCTAAGGAGACTAGGAGCACACCCTTCTATTTACTTTTTGTCAGCATACACAGAAACTCTGCAGCTGACCTGTATTCTTTGGAAGAGCCAGACTGTCACCAGCCTACCAAAAAATGTCTGTTTGAATCAAGTTTGAAGCTCAGGCTAACAGCACCACCTTATTTAGCTTGAATCCTAAAAGAATTCTAATCTGATTGCATGATTCTCATCCTCTTTAACGTCCAGCATGATTGCTGAACAATGTTTAATACGGTGTAAAAATAGACCACGTCTAATGATTGTATTGGCTGAGGAATCCTTTTGCAGATGTTATAAGGTGATCAGAtcaaacagctttattttagCCGTGGGCAACCCTCTTGTCACGCCAAAGAGCCTCAGTCCAATCATTTACTAGATACTTACTTAACTTAATTTACTCTTGAGAAAGTGGTGCACCGTGATTCTCGTCTTCTGTTTAGTTTCCAATTTCTTTATCACAAAAAATTCGAGTGACATAGATGAATGAAAGATGCTTTGAGCCGACATTACAGCAAAATGTAGGGAGCCAGCTTTGGCTCCCtacatttggaaatgcttgttTTTGCTATTTGTACCATTCTTTCTGTCCATTTTGGTGCTGGTTGGATTTTTCTGACTGTTTGGTAGCCGTTACTTTTCATCACACCATCTGTACTTTTTCAGTGATGGCAAGGTTTAGTGTAGCTCCTATTGGAAGAGTTGGAATAGAAGGTGAATGCCTTTGTGGATAGCTTTTATCTTTACCAGGATCTTTGTGACTAGGAACAACCTTTAGCATCAGGAAGCTTTGTGAACACAGATCCTGGCCTTACCGTGTCAGACTGCTCCTGCTTTAATCTgctgggaaaaaaacatttgctgTGTCTCCTAAATATGGCTGCCATGTGTGGCATCAAAACCTCCCCTGAATTAAAACCTCTGGGGAGAAAATAATCAGCAGAGGGGCTtcaaaaaaaaagggaggggggggcTGAGGTGGAGAGATGCCTCTTCAGTCTTCCTTAACAAGCCGCAGATTGTGATTGCTGAGCCTCGTGCCTGCTTGCTGTTTGTTCCACTAATTataactctttttcttttttcctttcctcctctcacacacaaacgcacacatgaTGGACTACAGGATATGCAGAAGCCCAGTTCCGGCAGTACCAGAGGCTTACCAAGCAGATCAGGCCAGACATGGAAAATTACGAGAAGCAAAAGGAGGAAAGGTGAGTTGGGCCTCTGTCAGACCCCAAGCAACCTCTGTATTCTCCAGCCAGGTGGTGAGTGGCTGCTGGCAGGGGAAATATGAACGTATAGATATAGAGGCACACAGCACCTTACTTGAAAGCTTCTTTAGTTTGCCTGGAAGGCACCAACTTGTTTGCAAAGACTCAAAATCACAGAACTGGGGACGTTTGCGTTCCCAGTACACCCTCCACTGGCATTCATCGTCGTCACACAGGAAGTCGCTGCAGTATAGCAATAGTTGCTGTCGCTTGGACAATACCACCACATCAATCTCCTACCAAAAATTGTGCAAACTGGCCGAAGCAACGCCAAAATGGCAGctgacattgatttttttttttttttttggcacatcaCCATGTGACAGGGAGCAAACAGGGAATTGGAGCGACAAAAACGAGGCCCATTGTTTTACAGATTTACTACTGGCGCATCTTTGTAGTAAAACCCCCATTAAGGGCATCACTGCATCTTGGAACCAAaactagaagaagaagaaaaagaatcctttaattgtcccagaTGGGGAAATTTGGGTataacagcagcaagaaagacacatatacaaacaaacagtatacaagacacagaacagaaacataaacaatttttacatatttacatcaaggacaatggttaccaaaaacagagtactgtaccattattaaataaaattaaatgaagtTAAGAGGCAAAATCTGGTTATAGTGTGAATCGGTTGATAAAATAGTGCAAGTTACAGCGctgatgtaaacatctgtgtttgttgggagcagttctgattgtacagtctgacagctgcagggaggaaggacctgcagaaacgctccttcatgcatcaaggatgcagcagtctgtcactgaaggagctctgcagttcagcagcatttacatgcatggggtgggagactctgtccatcagaggtgttattttggccagagtccttctgtctcccaccacctgcactgggtccaaggtgcatcccagaacagagctggccttctTAATGAGTTTATCCAATTATTATTAACTAACGTATGTTGCAAGTTAGATTTTGTACgttgattaaaataaatattacatttaactGACTAGCACTTCTGGAGTCTTTATTAATCCGGTTACACAGACTACTCAAATTATGAAGAAATGTCCTTGGGAGTTAGTTTGACGAATTTCCTCTAACAGTGTAATAAAAATGATGCATGAGGAGGTCTTTCTGTGACCCGAACTGTGAAATTTCCAGTCAAGTAAAATTAATTGAGAAAATGAAGCTTGGTGATATTGATCTATAACGCCCGCCATCATGTGTGTGCAAAGCATTTTCTGTATATTAATTCGCATATCCCCGATTTTCCCTGGGCGATATGTTAACTTAGCTGCACACTCCAGAAataatttaaagattttttttttttaatgtggagaATGCGCACCAAGGTCAGAGAGGAATTCACTGCCCTGGAGGTGTTTTCCAGACTGTAAAAGCCGCCACATGCAGAACCATGAAGGATGCACCATCACGACTGGCCCCAAAGCGACATCATCTTCCCTCATTGGGATGTGCATAATCACAATGATGGGATAGAAAAGTGGATTTAGGAATGTTAAAGTGCCGATTATCTGTGGTTATGCATTTCTAATTGTTTTGCTGGTGCTCCACAGCGGTGAGGACTTCCACCCCACGTCCAATAGCCTGATCTACGGCACCCATGTTCCCACAAAGGATGGCATTGACCGCATGGTGGAGGATGTTGAGAAACAGTAAGTCACACTTTTCACGAAAGCAGTTCCCTATCCACTTCTGACCATCTCTTAATTTTATATCTACACCAGCCTGATTCACGGGGCAGACCGCTAAGATAAACCTCTGTACCCACTGATGCTCTGTGGTTACACAAAATCAAGCATGTGACGTAAAACAGAATTTTATCCACCTGTGGCAGTGTGGAAGAAAAGCCAAGCACTGATTTGGTTAAAGCTTGGTTATTATGATTGGTTTGCACCATCAAAGCTGcacaaaatgtttgttttgtctcaGGATGACCGTGGGTTCATGTCAGTTAAATCCCTGCTTCCCAATGCTGGCACACCACAAACGCAGTGTGAAGATAAGCAAAGGCAATGGGAGGCAATCTCTGAGTGGAAGAATTCAACCCCGGACCATAAATTCTGGTCCAAATGAGGATAGGAGGCAGTTCATTATCTGCCACCTTCTGACCAAGGTttaaactgagttttcaaaTACTGGGAAGTTCAACCTGCTAAACTGAACATAACCGTAACCAAGCTGGCAGGGTCACGTCTTGTTATGCCAGGAAGAGGAGGTGATTGGTTGTGCAATTTGACAAGAAAGTTTGAGCAATAAGTTGGTGACAAGCAGCGGGCTGCTAACTGCCTATGAAAGCTCCGTTGTGCTGCAGTCACACCGAggaaaacagtggttggagacCGGAGCACAATCAAGATACTGCAAAATAGTTGCTTCAGAAGACTGGGACCAGGTGTCGTGTTCAAAGCAACTTTTATGGTAATAAgacaaagtttgtttgtttacagccCATGAGTAAAGGGTCAATTACATGCAGTCTGTTTGTAATAATACAGaaattgactttaaaaaatgtgaaatttgttGCTTGTCTTCAGACACAGAAAGTCACATCAAACTTCCAGAACCTCAGAGATTTGAAACAGAACTTCGAAAATGCCTCAAGAAATCGTGATGTAGTTTCAATCACTTGAGATCCATCAAAAACAAGATGCACCCGTTGGTGAAATGACTGTACAAACTCCATGACTGTACAAAGTCCAACTGCGATTGTTTGTAGATGGGTTGCCTCACACTGACGAGCATGCAACGTCTTCAGCCTCTGGGTGACCTGTTTCTTGCTGCAGCTGCTTGTAGTCAGTCTccgaatgtgaaaaaaatcagtGCGGTGACAACAAAACCACCAGTGTTTCATAATAGCAACAAAGTTGCCACCCTGTGTTAATGTGACCGAGCCATTGCTCGTCTCATAAGTGACCGTTGGTTCTTGATATGATAATCATAACATCACATGTGACATCCATGAGCTATGATGCTTTTATGTATTTCAAATGTTCAAATATGACATTGGTTTTTGGGGGTGTTTTGAAAATTGTTTGCAGCCAGTGACTGGATGTCTCCTCCCTTGAAATTCTCCAGCAGACCTGCAGAGCCTTGCAGATGTTTTCAGTTCAGAACTTTCAGACAGAACTGTGTTGAATAAAGTTCGGAGATCTCGCAGATTAAATGAGTGTTGGCCAGTCTGTAAGTGACCGACTAGGTCACGTGATGGTGGAACCGGGTCATAGTCGGGGAACTGTCAAACCTGAACAGCCTGTGTGCACGGCTAAATGTCAGACAGATGGTGTGATgcttttgcaaagctttatgatAACCACACTGGAGGCTACTTTAAGGTGGCGAGACAAAGAGGTCTAACAGTACCTTCTGCCTCACTCACTTTTAATGTCACTCAGCTGAAGGTTTTCTCTTTCCTCCAGAAATCTTTGACCTTTTTCTTACCCCGGTCTTCCCCCAAGCTCTTCTATATTTAAGACAGTCGAAGGACTGTGTTGGAGATGCAACTGCAGGGCATTAGACAAGGATTCGGTTGCCAGGGTATGACGCACAACAATGCTTTGAAGACACGGTGGATGAGGAGTAGGAGCTCACAAATTGACAGTATTTTCCTCCGAGTATGTGCGCTAGGTTTTCCATCGCCACTCGGCTTgccaaatttaaaaatgcatgcttccAAATTATTGCCTGCAGCCAGTTATTGTTATTGGATCTGCCACAGTTGGAGGCCACGCCAGTTTATGAAAATGTCTCtaagctgcttttatttttgctttgtgtcagGATTGAGAAGCGGTCCAAGTACAGCCGACGCAGGGCCTACAACGACGACGCCGACATCGACTACATCAACGAGAGGAACGCCAAGTTCAACAAGAAGGCGGAGCGTTTCTATGGCAAATACACAGCAGAGATCAAGCAAAACCTGGAGAGGGGCACAGCGGTGTAGAGCGTCAGGTCACTTTAGAGCTtcgctttttattttttccttcttgcttaaagtctctgtgtttatgagcgaaaatgcagtgttgcCAGGTTTTTGAGCTGACATATGTAAaaaaattttgttttacttgtACAGTATGAAAAGTCTGTCTCTGAActcttattttttaataaaccaCTTCCAATTATCTCATTATCTTGCACActtgttgtgcttttttttttttcctgtggctGCTTCTGTGTGTGGTCTCATGACGAGAGCGATTTTGAGCGTGAGAATGAACTGTTAGCTCACCATTGAATCTCTTTGGGGGCATGTTTAGCACAGAATGTCAGCCAACAGGGTTTCAGCGTAGGTGCACGAAGAGAACGGGACACGGAGCAACAGCAATTCAATTTATCGCTTTTATCATCTGCATCTTGCCACTAACTTCCCCAGAGCAGATATGTGAACACAAAGCCTTGTGACTTCAGAGCAGACATGCAAACAGCTTTCCATGCCTGAACGTAGGGTCACTGTGCCCTCTACTGGATAAGCAGCGACAGGACAGAGCCAGAAGGGTTAAATGACATGAAATGTGTCCTTActtgaaatttattttatttggatgAGTCAGACCCTTAAAGTAAATTTATGAGATCTTCTTAAACACAATGCATGTTTATGTTTTGCTGATGAAAAGCAGGGGAAGTCTTCAGATTTTCCTTTTGATATCTGACTTGCTGTTGGTGTTCAGGTTTAAGAAGTCTTATCTGATTAGCCTGAGGACACTGGCTGTAGAAACGTTGCATAAATTCAGTTGTGTCTGACACTTTTGATTCATTCACGGCCAACCGACAGTTGGTGTGTCCTATAAAGCAATACTGATTTAAAACTAAGGCACAACTGATGCCAATGTCTGCTCATAAAGGTGGGGGATCATTGAGTCACGCAGAAATGTCAGGATAAACCTGTCTTCTCACCTTTTCCTGTTAAAACAAGCTCAACGCTTGCTTTGTGTGTCAGTACTAAGTAATCAGCAGTATCTCCCATCAGTCATTAATCACAATTACAAGTCAGCTTACAGCCAGAGACGTTTAGTCTGGCAGTAAGGCGCTCAAAGCGGTGAATCCACCTTTGAATATCTTAGTATCAAGCTCAGATTTACCAGTATCGCACTgctatttatattgtatttaatattttccaggaaaaatattaaatacatgtgcaaacatacttTGAAATACATTAGGCACATCCTGAACTGTTCTCCAACACCACTATTTAAAATGTAGCTCCAAGAACATCCCCTTAAGAAAGTTTTTGCATTCAAAGTTGGCTGCCCATGGTGCCTACCCTGCAGGGTGATAATACTCCATCACCCTTTGcagtgtaaaagaaaaactacaCTACAAAAATGTCTTACCCATTGGAAGCCAAATCTAGTGAAGTCAGGCCCAGTCAAGTAAATGTACAGCATTATAACTAGAGGTGTTAACCTGGGCTAAAACAGAACAAGTGGAAGTGTCATGTCATGTTACAACAGGTACAGATTTACCAATAACTGTTCTAAAagatttaattttaatgttcAAGGTTTTGGAGATGCACTTTTTGATCTGCGTTACCACTGCTTGAATCAGCTGAACAAATCAGATCTGACAATTGAGGTCAGGAACCTTCTGGAAGCAGGCCTTTATATAACCAACCTTGCAGGCAGTGGAAATGCTGACACCATGTGGCTATTTCAGATACTGCAGGTCACTTTCCAGCTGATTTCCAACTACTAAACCCTTGGGGGtttaagtggggaaaaaaagaaattacacaaGTCTCTTTGGCACTGCTGCATCTTCACGTATGAAAGGACGTCCAGAAACAAGTATTATGTGAAATAACTTTATTGAGTTtataaacatcacaaaaaacacaaggaaacaaaaaaaaaataataataatcccacCTGAACGATTCTTCACTTCTTCCCACAAATCTTTAACATCTGCAAGAAAACACCGATGTGTGAACATCTCAtatgtacagtatatacagCATGTACAGTGTCCATGTGCTCTGCCCCGCAAGTGAGGGTTTAGGTATGTTTGCGTGCACTCGAGGATTGGCCTGATCTGACTGGGATCCACTGGCCGTAGGGCTTCCTACGCTCTACGCTGTCCACTCGGGGAGTTACCTTTGCTGTAGGAGGAGCTGCAGCTGTTGGCTTAGCAACAGAGttctgaaaacaaacaatttttattttattttattatcacgaGTGATTCAGAGCAGTGTGAAACAAAGGAAGACTCACTTTAGTTTAGGTCACTTACGTTAATGCTGAAAGCAATTTTTCCTTTCTGGGACGACCTTGGGCTGGAGACGTCATCAGGCTCCTCCTGTGTGCCCTGTTGAAAAACAAGGACAACAAGTAGTTACTCACAAGCCCCAAACTGGAGGCAGAGTGAGCTTTGACAGTTTGTGAAGGTCATATTAGATTAACTGCTTCTAACACAGTTAAGCTTTTCTACTGCGTAGGTAGGTATAACTTCAACAAACTACAGCTCTCATGCAACCCCCAAACACTTAATCCAAGCTTCAAGGTAAGACCTTGAAACAGAATctcaaaacaaattattaaaaaaataaaataaaaaaataataataaaaagaaaaatatacagtTTCAGAATGGTGGTCACGCAGCTTTCCCAGCCCCTTAGCACACACCATGTGTACCAACTTATCTTTGGTATATGGAGAGGAGTTCTTCATCTGTTTTTAGCTCTATAATGCAGTCCACACACGTGCGCTCCATCAGCGAGTGGAGGGCTCTGCTAAATAAACAACCCACTTCAACTGCAAGCATAAATACATTTGTAATATCAAATTTTTACTTCCTTTCTACAAGGTGAATCAGTAATAATACATCTGAGTTGGCTGCATCTATGTGTGTAATTAGCAAGTATCTAAAATGTGAGATGTGACATctacatttgcatttatttggcCTCTAGTGGAGAAAATGCAGATTGTGAAGATTACAAGGAGTACATTTTGTTATCACCCAAGTCACATGACAGCCCTTTAATCCCAGGTGCCGATGAGTGAAGGAGACCACTGTCATGTCATCTATGAAGACAGGAATAAATAAAGAGCATGTGTTCCCCTCAAGGTCCAAAAGGTTAAACAAGACAGGAAAGTCAACAACACCGACCACAATATAGTCACAGCTATAAAGTCTGAGTGctgaatcatttaaaaacaatgcaTTAACCTCTACCTTGTGATTAAAAGTTAGAGAGCACTGCTGTGCACAGGAGATATTTCTAAGCTTCTTCATATCCCTCGTCTTTATatggaaagaaaatgcacatcAAAGTCTTTAGAGTATTAAAAGCTCCGCCTTCAGTGAATGGCAGGTTCCACATACAGGTAACGTTTCCTCCCACACTCACCTGTGCTGCGGTCTTTTCGGAGCCGTGTCTCACCCTTTTCTCTGGCTCACGCTCGGGTTCTGACAGGATTGGTTTCACACTCTCAGGAAGTTCCAGTTTCTCCACTCCCAGAATCTTCATGGCGTTTGCCTTTGCAGCTTCGAGGAGTTCCCTTTTATCTGCTCGACACAAACCAAATGAAGACATTTAATACGAGCATTATTACTGCTTGCTGCCAATTTCTACTGACATCAACTACAGAGCTTACCACACAGACTGAGGCTGACAGAACGTCCAACAGATCGGGATCGGCTCCTGGATGAGGATTGTGAAAATCTGCATCGATACTGGCTCACGCGGCCCCTGGACCTGCGGAAGGATGACCTGGATCGGGAAATTGAGCGGGACCTGGAGGGAGACCTGTACCGTCTGCGATGCGAGCATCTGGCTGGCGAGCGGCTGAATGAGCGAGTGTGGGCCCTGTAACAGCGGGGTGGGGAATGACTAGAACGACCTCTGCTGCGTCTGCTGTGGTCGTCACATCGACAGCGAGAGGAGCGTCTGTGGCAGCGGGGGTAGGAGCGTGACCTGGAGCGAGAAGACCTGCTCCTGGAAGAAGATGAGGACGATGAAGACGATGATCTGTAATAGCGTCTGCGTCTGTCGCGCCCTCTGTAAGAGCCTGAGGAGTGGCTGCTGTCATAGCTGCTCCTGGACACAGAGCGGGATATGGAATAGGATCGGGATGACCTGGGGCTTTTCTGGTCAAAGATCACATTGAGGCCATCGCTCTGGCGAGCACGGGCCATTTCGGAATGAGAGCCTGTTCCCTTGGCCATTATCTGGTCTTCTGTCAAAGgctggaaagagaaaagaaaacctgCATAAAACGACAAGAACACTAAAATTActaagctttttttcccctccccctctctcctcccctgGTGCAAGTCCCTACTACTAGATTTACTAGCCCTGCGCAAATTTGCATAAATTCCCCTGAACCCAACACCCTGCTTTCACAGGCCTTCAGCTCCATTGTTCTCCTGCTTTTTTTGTGCAAACACCCCCTGCCCCCCAACCAGGAGAGATTCTGGTCTTTCCTTACCTGCAAAGCTACTTTCCTTCCTTACCTGCAACCTACAATACACTATGGTAGTTTTTATGTGCAATATTTCTCATGCATGCCTGTCCataaacatacatacacacacacagagtacatatatttatatagccaCAACTTACATAACATGCATAAAGTctagttacacacacacacacacacacacacacacacacgtccatATTTATGTTTCCAGACGTTTGTATAGTGCACTTTCTATACTGTGCTCTgtgtacagtttttatttttgctgcttttgtcttgcactgtccacttttctGCAATAACAATGCAGATTTTCCACTTGTGGGACTAATGTCGATTTGCTGCGTGCGCAACATTGCCATTTGTT contains these protein-coding regions:
- the rsrp1 gene encoding arginine/serine-rich protein 1 isoform X2, producing MAKGTGSHSEMARARQSDGLNVIFDQKSPRSSRSYSISRSVSRSSYDSSHSSGSYRGRDRRRRYYRSSSSSSSSSSRSRSSRSRSRSYPRCHRRSSRCRCDDHSRRSRGRSSHSPPRCYRAHTRSFSRSPARCSHRRRYRSPSRSRSISRSRSSFRRSRGRVSQYRCRFSQSSSRSRSRSVGRSVSLSLCDKRELLEAAKANAMKILGVEKLELPESVKPILSEPEREPEKRVRHGSEKTAAQGTQEEPDDVSSPRSSQKGKIAFSINNSVAKPTAAAPPTAKMLKICGKK
- the rsrp1 gene encoding arginine/serine-rich protein 1 isoform X1 — protein: MAKGTGSHSEMARARQSDGLNVIFDQKSPRSSRSYSISRSVSRSSYDSSHSSGSYRGRDRRRRYYRSSSSSSSSSSRSRSSRSRSRSYPRCHRRSSRCRCDDHSRRSRGRSSHSPPRCYRAHTRSFSRSPARCSHRRRYRSPSRSRSISRSRSSFRRSRGRVSQYRCRFSQSSSRSRSRSVGRSVSLSLCDKRELLEAAKANAMKILGVEKLELPESVKPILSEPEREPEKRVRHGSEKTAAQGTQEEPDDVSSPRSSQKGKIAFSINNSVAKPTAAAPPTAKVTPRVDSVERRKPYGQWIPVRSGQSSSARKHT
- the syf2 gene encoding pre-mRNA-splicing factor syf2 isoform X1, which gives rise to MASCSEQESAATAEEEPTETVTSQKREARLRKFRELHFKRNEARKLNHQEVVEEDKRLKLPSNWEAKKARLEWELAEDDKKKECAARGEDYNRVKLLDITADDAERWERKKKKKNPDTGFAGYAEAQFRQYQRLTKQIRPDMENYEKQKEESGEDFHPTSNSLIYGTHVPTKDGIDRMVEDVEKQIEKRSKYSRRRAYNDDADIDYINERNAKFNKKAERFYGKYTAEIKQNLERGTAV
- the syf2 gene encoding pre-mRNA-splicing factor syf2 isoform X2, translated to MASCSEESAATAEEEPTETVTSQKREARLRKFRELHFKRNEARKLNHQEVVEEDKRLKLPSNWEAKKARLEWELAEDDKKKECAARGEDYNRVKLLDITADDAERWERKKKKKNPDTGFAGYAEAQFRQYQRLTKQIRPDMENYEKQKEESGEDFHPTSNSLIYGTHVPTKDGIDRMVEDVEKQIEKRSKYSRRRAYNDDADIDYINERNAKFNKKAERFYGKYTAEIKQNLERGTAV